One window from the genome of Pyrus communis chromosome 16, drPyrComm1.1, whole genome shotgun sequence encodes:
- the LOC137719796 gene encoding uncharacterized mitochondrial protein AtMg00810-like, with amino-acid sequence MQEEYNSLRAQGTRVLVPSPKDRAIVGSKWVYTVKKNPDGSVSTYKARLVAHGFSQEHGIDYLDTFQLPDIAYAVNTVCQFMSSLTEFHFGAIKRILGYLQGSIDSSVLYSANTLPRLNAFSDSNWAADLNTKRSVTGYVVFLGNNPISWQSKKQNLVS; translated from the exons ATGCAGGAGGAGTATAATTCTCTTAGAGCTCAAGGAACTAGGGTTTTGGTTCCATCTCCCAAGGATAGGGCTATAGTTGGAAGCAAATGGGTATATACAGTGAAGAAAAACCCAGATGGGAGTGTCTCAACGTATAAAGCAAGGCTTGTAGCTCATGGCTTTTCCCAAGAACATGGAATTGATTACTTGGATACATTCCAGTT GCCAGACATAGCCTATGCAGTGAATACAGTTTGCCAGTTCATGTCTTCCCTTACTGAGTTTCATTTTGGAGCTATTAAAAGAATCCTTGGGTACCTTCAAGGATCAATAGACAGTAGTGTTCTATATTCTGCAAATACATTGCCTCGGTTAAATGCATTTTCGGATTCTAACTGGGCAGCTGACTTGAATACCAAAAGATCTGTAACTGGATATGTGGTGTTTCTAGGAAACAATCCTATTTCATGGCAATCTAAGAAACAAAACTTAGTGTCTTGA